A region of the Fusobacteria bacterium ZRK30 genome:
ATCATCTTTTCTACGATTATAGCACAAGAAGCATCTCCTAATACATTTGTAGAAGTTCTCATCATATCAAACAACCTATCTACTCCAAAGATAAGCGGTAAAGCTGTTACTGGAATTCCTGCTGCTACCAATACCGCTACTACCAATAATGCCGGTCCTGGAACTCCTGCAGTTCCAATTGCTCCCAATACAGAAGTTAAAATTATTGCTATATATTGAGTCATCCCCAACTCTATCCCAAACATTTGAGCAAAGAATACTGCTGTCAATGCATATAACATAGCATTTCCATTCATATTAATTGTAGCTCCTAGTGGTAATACAAATGACGTCACCTCTTGTTTCACGCCTAAATCTTCACATTCCTGTTTGTTTATAGGCAGCGTAGCCATAGATGAAGCAGAAGCAAATGCCAATATCTGAGTTTCTTTCATTCCTTTTAAGAAAGTCAGCGGATTCATTCCACCTAACACTTTTACCAACATAGGAATCACAACAAAGTGAATTATTCCCAACGTTCCACTGAAAACAGCCAATAACTTAAGAACTAATACCATTATATCCATACCAAATAACGCAATTGAATTAGTCATCAATCCAAATACTCCTAGTGGTGCAATGACCAACACTTTTTTTATCATCCAGATCATTCCATCATTTACAGTATCCAAAATATCCGTTACTGGTTTTTGTTTTTTCTCATCCATTGTAGACAACGCTATTCCGAAGAATAGTGCAAAGAATAATATCTGCAAGATATTCCCACTTACCAATGATTCAAACGGATTTCCAGGGATAATCCCCTGAATTGTATCCCAAAACCCGGCTACATTAGAATTTTCTGCATATGTAGTGGCATCTGTCATCAATGAAGCCGGAACCTTTACACCTAAACCTGGTTTAAAGATATTTCCTGCCAACAATCCCAATACAACAGATATTGCTGATGTACCTAAATAATAAACTATTGTAAATACTCCAACTTTCCCTGCTGATTTAGTTTTTCCCAGTGCTGCTGCCCCAGAGATAATACTGAAAAATACCAAAGGTATAACCAGCATCTTGATCAAACTGATAAAAATATTTCCCATTGGTGCAAAGATCACACCTTTTTCTCCTAAAAATGCTCCTGCTATGATACCCAGAACCATCGCTATCAATATCATTGTACTGTTACTTATTTTTTTCATCTTTTTCATCCCCTTTAATTCAATAAAACATTTATTCTTACACGATATACTTTAATCTAGTTAAAAATTATAATATGATTATACTAATTTTTCACAATTAATTAAAATATCTAAATAGTATCGTATTTATATGAAAAAGAAATAGAACGAAATTAACACTTAAACAAATAGAATGCGAATCTTTTTGAGATACACGGAAAATTCTATAATTTATACTAATTTTTAGAACCTCTTAACACAGAGATCCCCTGAGAGGTTATACGAGTATTAATTTTATTCGTATTATTGGCGTTATTCGCAGTTAGATTCTTGTTTATATTTTTTATTTCATGTCCATTTTTTTCGTAAACTCTGTGTGAAAATCTTTTATTTTCCTCTATTTGAGAAAGGCCTCAATATGATATAATAAAAAGACAATATAGCGTTATATTTAAATTAAATCTAACTATAAAAAACATGTTAAATTGGGGGGTCAAAATGACACTAAATAAAATACTTAAAATAGCTTCCTATGCAGGAAAATTGGTCTTAGAAAATGGTGGTGAAACCTATAGAGCTGAAGATATAGTAACCCGGATCTCCGATACCCATAACGCTACTGCCGATTGTTTTGCAACCCTGAGCGGTATCATAGTATCAGTCACTAGGGACGATGTAACTGTTTCAAATGTTATCCGTATAAAATCCAGGACGGTAAATTTAGAGAAGGTCCATCAAATAAATGACCTTGCCAGAGACACGAAAAACTATAACTGCGATGAATTCATGGAAAAATTAAAGGCTGTGGACAAAGTTCCTAGATATTCTAAATTCCTTAACTTTATCTTTCATTGTACAACAGCCGCTTCTTTTGCACTGATTTTTGGAGGGAATACCCAGGATTTTATAGGGACACTCCCCATTGGAGGAGCCATCTACCTTCTTTCTTACTCTTTCAGTAAGTATGAATTAAACGGAATATTTGTAAATACATTAGGAGGAGCCCTCAGCGCTTTTATGGCTCACTACCTTCATATGATCCACCTGATAGACAACACAGATAAAGCTGTTATCGGTTCTCTGATGTTATTAGTTCCAGGACTTGCATTGACCAATGGGATCAGAGATATTATTGCAGGAGATTATATGACAGGGATGGCTCGTGGAGCAGAAGCTCTCCTTGTGGCTACTTCTTTAGCTGTAGGAACAGGTGTTGCTATAGGATACATTATGACAGGAGGTACTTTTTAGATGTTTGTACAAACTTTGATCGCTATTTTAGCGACTTTAGGATTCGGTATTATATTTAATATTCGTGGGAAAAATTTGGTTTTTTCCGCCCTGGTAGGAGGCATAAGCTGGTTCACTTACTTACTCTGTGTTAAATACAATACTTCTTTGATTTTTTCTTATTTTGCACCATCTGTTGTTTTAACTGTATGCTCGGAGATTTTAGCCAGATTTTTAAAAACCCCGGTTACATCTATCCTAATCAGCGGATTGATACCACTAGTTCCCGGAAGCGGTATATATTACACCATGTTTTATATATTAGAAAAAGATATGGAAAAAGCAGTCTTTAAAGGTGTCGAAACTATGTTTGCAGCAGGAGCTCTTTCTTTTGGGATAGTAGTTGTTTCATCTCTTGTAAGGATCCTTAAGACCGGACAAAAAAACAGGTATTCAAGAAATATATCGTAAGAAA
Encoded here:
- a CDS encoding dicarboxylate/amino acid:cation symporter, encoding MKKMKKISNSTMILIAMVLGIIAGAFLGEKGVIFAPMGNIFISLIKMLVIPLVFFSIISGAAALGKTKSAGKVGVFTIVYYLGTSAISVVLGLLAGNIFKPGLGVKVPASLMTDATTYAENSNVAGFWDTIQGIIPGNPFESLVSGNILQILFFALFFGIALSTMDEKKQKPVTDILDTVNDGMIWMIKKVLVIAPLGVFGLMTNSIALFGMDIMVLVLKLLAVFSGTLGIIHFVVIPMLVKVLGGMNPLTFLKGMKETQILAFASASSMATLPINKQECEDLGVKQEVTSFVLPLGATINMNGNAMLYALTAVFFAQMFGIELGMTQYIAIILTSVLGAIGTAGVPGPALLVVAVLVAAGIPVTALPLIFGVDRLFDMMRTSTNVLGDASCAIIVEKMIIEESAKEPVLKKA
- a CDS encoding threonine/serine exporter family protein encodes the protein MTLNKILKIASYAGKLVLENGGETYRAEDIVTRISDTHNATADCFATLSGIIVSVTRDDVTVSNVIRIKSRTVNLEKVHQINDLARDTKNYNCDEFMEKLKAVDKVPRYSKFLNFIFHCTTAASFALIFGGNTQDFIGTLPIGGAIYLLSYSFSKYELNGIFVNTLGGALSAFMAHYLHMIHLIDNTDKAVIGSLMLLVPGLALTNGIRDIIAGDYMTGMARGAEALLVATSLAVGTGVAIGYIMTGGTF
- a CDS encoding threonine/serine exporter family protein, with product MFVQTLIAILATLGFGIIFNIRGKNLVFSALVGGISWFTYLLCVKYNTSLIFSYFAPSVVLTVCSEILARFLKTPVTSILISGLIPLVPGSGIYYTMFYILEKDMEKAVFKGVETMFAAGALSFGIVVVSSLVRILKTGQKNRYSRNIS